A genomic region of Candidatus Kapaibacterium sp. contains the following coding sequences:
- a CDS encoding MlaD family protein — translation MKNNRSKEIQVGAVTILAVILLVLGFTFGKNLSITPKSQLIKIRFPNSAGIQIAEPVVVNGVKRGTVREVRNDEGSVLISVELGNSKDIMSDATAKITLLEITGGKKIEISPGSSGTAFNIANEMPGRTPPDLSELVSIIGEVSSDAINLIRNLDTISSNISTITSDEKFISGVKKTISNAEELSTNLNDFFADNRASLQKSLNDINYLTSELKRAVETNSPKINNIVDDLQRTITDARGFIGSADSVMTDARGLIDNLNMVVTEIKSGDGFVNKIIYDKELAMQLDSTVKNLGIFLEMVKDHGVNVNLRLGTRP, via the coding sequence ATGAAAAACAATCGTTCAAAAGAAATACAAGTTGGTGCAGTAACGATACTTGCAGTAATTCTCTTAGTTTTGGGTTTTACATTCGGCAAAAATTTATCAATTACACCCAAATCCCAACTGATTAAAATTCGATTCCCAAATTCTGCGGGTATTCAAATAGCCGAACCTGTAGTAGTAAACGGTGTCAAACGCGGCACAGTTCGCGAAGTACGCAATGACGAAGGCTCCGTGTTGATTTCGGTTGAACTCGGCAATTCAAAAGATATAATGAGTGACGCTACGGCAAAAATCACTCTGCTCGAAATCACAGGCGGTAAGAAAATTGAAATAAGCCCGGGAAGTTCGGGAACTGCATTCAATATTGCAAATGAAATGCCCGGCAGAACGCCGCCAGACCTATCCGAACTCGTTTCGATTATTGGCGAAGTAAGTAGCGATGCAATCAATTTGATTCGGAATTTGGACACAATTTCATCGAATATTTCAACGATTACTTCCGATGAAAAATTCATCTCCGGCGTCAAGAAAACCATTAGCAATGCTGAGGAATTAAGCACCAATCTGAATGATTTTTTCGCTGATAATCGTGCATCACTCCAAAAATCTTTGAATGATATAAATTATCTGACATCGGAATTGAAAAGAGCAGTCGAAACAAATAGCCCCAAAATCAACAATATAGTTGACGATTTGCAAAGAACAATCACCGATGCGCGCGGCTTCATAGGCTCCGCAGACTCGGTAATGACTGATGCAAGAGGTTTGATTGACAATTTGAATATGGTGGTGACAGAAATCAAAAGTGGCGATGGATTTGTGAATAAGATTATTTACGACAAGGAACTTGCCATGCAGTTGGATTCCACAGTCAAAAACCTTGGAATCTTTTTGGAAATGGTCAAAGACCACGGTGTCAATGTGAATTTGCGATTAGGC